In a genomic window of Acropora muricata isolate sample 2 chromosome 2, ASM3666990v1, whole genome shotgun sequence:
- the LOC136906840 gene encoding uncharacterized protein produces MKFLFVVILLVCTNLLFSQRGNAITGPQGCETASKYEPTNIHVHCGAQEKGQKGEKGTPCDCGSPNAIKPSAHLEPLDLRDTTYAANHVIQDWSLNSSRTHLAGGMKYNNGEVTVPIFGRYYIYTHIYFRAIYNRIEVMVNGKRVTLLHPMARLQGTMFTAGVFKLNAGDVIMLKVSPYGPTTVYMSMHHCYFGAYLI; encoded by the exons ATGAAGTTCCTTTTCGTCGTAATTTTACTGGTTTGCACCAACTTGCTTTTTTCTCAAAGGGGAAATGCAATAACAGGACCGCAG GGTTGTGAAACTGCGAGCAAATACGAGCCAACAAATATACATGTCCACTGCGGTGCCCAAGAGAAG GGccaaaaaggagagaaagggaCACCGTGCGACTGTGGATCACCG aatgcAATTAAGCCGTCCGCTCATTTAGAGCCGTTGGATTTGAGAGATACAACCTACGCAGCAAATCATG TGATCCAAGACTGGTCCCTGAATTCTTCTCGTACTCACCTTGCTGGAGGTATGAAGTACAACAACGGCGAAGTAACCGTGCCTATTTTTGGGCGGTACTACATATACACACATATCTACTTTCGCGCTATCTATAACAGGATAGAAGTCATGGTAAATGGCAAACGAGTTACCCTGTTACATCCAATGGCTCGTCTGCAGGGTACCATGTTTACCGCGGGCGTGTTTAAACTAAATGCTGGTGACGTCATAATGCTTAAAGTGAGCCCGTACGGACCCACTACAGTGTACATGTCGATGCATCACTGCTACTTCGGGGCCTACTTGATTTGA
- the LOC136906756 gene encoding uncharacterized protein, whose protein sequence is MKYFLVLATLVCTDLPFFAGKTSANQNTCTTPNSPININIQAKGEKGEKGDTGEKSEKGGSTPCKCVLQDKKKPSAHIEGNRGAVTYRGATVIKDWSQNAPNSHLVGGMTYRDGKLTVPISGRYFIYAQSYYYNNNGRIYIRVNSKIVTMISPMKSSNSEGSLYTGGVFTLKAGDVITMTTASWPTSITKVWMGNFHSFMGAFLI, encoded by the exons ATGAAGTATTTTTTGGTCCTTGCAACTCTTGTTTGCACTGACTTGCCCTTCTTTGCGGGTAAGACATCTGCAAATCAA AACACTTGCACGACTCCGAACTCTCCGATCAACATCAACATTCAAGCCAAG GGAGAAAAAGGCGAGAAAGGGGACACTGGagaaaaaagcgaaaaaggAGGATCGACACCGTGCAAGTGTGTGTTGCAG GATAAAAAGAAACCCTCAGCACATATTGAGGGTAATCGAGGAGCTGTGACCTATAGGGGAGCTACAG TTATTAAAGACTGGTCTCAAAATGCCCCCAACAGTCATCTCGTCGGCGGTATGACGTATCGAGATGGAAAACTGACCGTTCCTATCTCGGGTCGCTACTTCATATACGCCCAGAGCTACTACTACAACAACAATGGGAGGATTTACATCCGTGTGAACAGCAAAATCGTAACCATGATATCTCCGATGAAATCATCAAACAGCGAGGGTTCCCTGTACACAGGTGGAGTGTTCACATTGAAAGCTGGTGACGTCATCACAATGACTACCGCATCATGGCCGACTTCCATCACCAAAGTATGGATGGGAAACTTTCATTCCTTCATGGGAGCATTTTTGATTTGA
- the LOC136906785 gene encoding uncharacterized protein — protein MKYFLVLATLVCTDLPFFAGKTSANQNTCSTPNSPISINIQVKGEKGEKGDTGEKSEKGGSTPCKCVLQDKNKPSAHIEGNQRAVTYRGAKVIKDWSQNTPNSHLVGGMTFRDGKLTVPISGRYFIYAQIYYYNNNGRVYIRVNSKAATMINPMKSSNSEGTLYTGGVFALKAGDVITMTTASWPTSITKIWMQSFHSFMGAFLI, from the exons ATGAAGTATTTTTTGGTCCTTGCAACTCTTGTTTGCACTGACTTGCCCTTCTTTGCGGGTAAGACATCTGCAAATCAA AACACTTGCTCGACTCCGAACTCTCCGATCAGCATCAACATTCAAGTCAAG GGAGAAAAGGGCGAGAAAGGGGACACTGGagaaaaaagcgaaaaaggAGGATCGACACCGTGCAAGTGTGTGTTGCAG GATAAAAACAAACCCTCAGCACATATAGAGGGCAATCAAAGAGCTGTTACCTATAGGGGAGCGAAAG TTATCAAAGACTGGTCTCAAAATACCCCCAACAGCCATCTCGTCGGCGGTATGACGTTTCGAGATGGAAAATTGACCGTTCCTATCTCTGGTCGCTACTTCATATACGCCCAGATCTACTACTACAACAACAATGGGAGGGTTTACATCCGTGTGAACAGCAAAGCCGCAACCATGATAAATCCGATGAAATCATCAAACAGCGAGGGTACCCTGTACACAGGTGGAGTGTTTGCACTGAAAGCTGGTGACGTCATCACAATGACTACCGCATCATGGCCGACTTCTATCACCAAAATATGGATGCAAAGCTTTCATTCCTTCATGGGAGCATTTTTGATTTGA